One Sphingobacteruim zhuxiongii DNA window includes the following coding sequences:
- a CDS encoding Gfo/Idh/MocA family oxidoreductase gives MLDQQIITGIMSYGMSGRIFHAPFIGANPKFKLRAVVERTNKNAQVDYPDIISYQSIDDLLDDPEIELVVVNTPNDTHVAFAEKALRAGKHVLIEKPVAPTAKEAAYLFDLAERCGKLLLPYHNRRFDSDYQSLKTVIEGQRVGRPIELHIRFDRFKPNIGVKAFKEKKQAASGILYDLGSHLLDQVIALFGRPKSMTKIKGVFREDSVVDDYGSIILNYAGGLNVFITTSLLVANPQASFVLHGTKGSFVKERTDTQESQLLAGMLPTADVFGVEPENKEGLLTFENELKELETALIQSERGAYMTLFDEVYESIRNGKPYFVNKDQIVWQLEILEPSK, from the coding sequence ATGCTGGATCAGCAAATAATTACAGGTATCATGTCGTATGGAATGTCCGGAAGGATATTCCATGCGCCGTTTATAGGGGCTAACCCTAAGTTCAAACTGAGGGCTGTTGTCGAAAGAACAAATAAAAATGCCCAAGTTGATTATCCTGATATTATAAGTTATCAATCTATTGATGACTTATTAGATGACCCCGAAATAGAATTGGTGGTCGTTAATACGCCGAATGACACTCATGTCGCTTTCGCTGAGAAGGCGCTTCGTGCTGGTAAACATGTATTGATTGAAAAGCCCGTTGCGCCTACTGCCAAGGAAGCCGCGTATTTATTTGACCTAGCGGAGCGCTGTGGTAAATTACTGCTTCCTTATCATAATCGTCGATTTGATTCCGACTATCAATCCTTAAAGACCGTTATTGAAGGCCAAAGAGTTGGCCGCCCGATAGAACTGCATATTCGTTTCGATAGATTTAAACCGAACATCGGTGTAAAAGCCTTCAAAGAAAAGAAGCAAGCAGCGTCTGGTATTCTTTATGATTTAGGTTCTCATTTACTGGATCAGGTTATCGCGTTGTTCGGGAGACCGAAGTCCATGACTAAAATTAAAGGTGTTTTTCGTGAAGATTCTGTCGTTGATGACTATGGTTCGATTATATTGAACTATGCCGGCGGCTTGAATGTATTTATTACGACGAGTTTACTTGTCGCTAATCCTCAGGCTAGTTTTGTTCTTCATGGTACGAAAGGAAGTTTTGTTAAAGAGCGGACGGATACACAAGAGTCTCAATTACTGGCAGGGATGTTGCCGACAGCAGACGTGTTTGGAGTCGAACCCGAGAATAAAGAAGGACTTTTGACCTTTGAAAATGAATTGAAAGAATTAGAAACTGCTTTAATCCAATCGGAGAGGGGGGCTTACATGACTTTGTTTGATGAAGTTTATGAGTCTATCCGAAACGGGAAGCCGTATTTTGTAAATAAGGATCAGATCGTTTGGCAATTGGAAATATTAGAACCGAGCAAATAA
- a CDS encoding GMC oxidoreductase produces MKSETNQFDVIIIGSGISGGWAAKEFCEKGFKTLVLERGRDVKHIKDYPTAFTDPWQFEHHNALSTKLREENPIASKCYAFKEDAMHFFTKDKDQEYIQEHPFDWIRSYQVGGKSLTWARQVQRWSDFDFSGPARDGFAVDWPIRYADIAPWYSYVEKFIGVSGNRDGNSAMPDGEFLPAFDLNAVERMIQQKIPQKYPDRQVISGRCAHISSPQPIHIQQGRTPCQNRTMCQRGCPFGGYFSSNASTLPWAEKTGNLTLKSQSIVESILFDEITQKASGVRVIDAETMETTEYKAKIIFLNASALASNLILMNSKSSRFPNGLGNDSGTLGKFVAFHNYLGSVGGSIEGFEDQYYFGRRPTQPLIPNFRNVKKQETDFLRGYASFFSAYRRRGIATDQQVGGEFKDSLLEVGGWGVGMMMQGETIPKESNHVRLSADRKDKYGMPQLITSVQYDDNDQKSMEDFIVQASEMLEYIGVKDIYSHNTKQNPGLDIHEMGGARMGLDPKTSILNRWNQVHSCKNVFVTDGASMTSTGTQNPSLTFMALTARAANYAIEEMKKGNL; encoded by the coding sequence ATGAAGTCTGAAACAAATCAATTTGATGTTATTATCATCGGTTCGGGTATTTCCGGCGGTTGGGCAGCAAAGGAATTCTGTGAAAAAGGATTCAAGACCCTAGTCTTAGAACGGGGGAGAGACGTCAAACATATAAAAGATTATCCTACAGCATTTACAGATCCTTGGCAATTTGAGCATCATAATGCCTTGAGTACAAAATTGCGAGAGGAGAATCCAATAGCCTCCAAATGCTATGCTTTTAAGGAAGATGCCATGCATTTTTTCACAAAAGATAAAGATCAAGAATATATTCAGGAACATCCGTTCGATTGGATACGAAGCTATCAAGTTGGCGGTAAGTCTTTAACATGGGCGCGTCAGGTGCAACGCTGGAGTGATTTTGATTTTTCAGGTCCGGCGAGAGATGGTTTTGCGGTCGATTGGCCAATTCGATATGCAGACATCGCTCCCTGGTATAGTTATGTAGAAAAGTTTATTGGCGTTTCGGGTAATCGCGATGGTAATTCAGCTATGCCCGATGGAGAATTTCTTCCTGCATTTGATTTAAATGCGGTGGAACGAATGATTCAGCAAAAGATTCCTCAGAAATATCCAGACAGACAAGTTATTTCCGGTCGATGTGCCCATATTTCCTCGCCTCAGCCGATACATATTCAACAGGGTAGAACACCGTGTCAGAATCGCACGATGTGTCAACGTGGATGTCCATTTGGAGGGTATTTCAGTTCTAATGCTTCAACTTTGCCTTGGGCAGAGAAGACTGGTAATTTGACGTTGAAATCGCAGTCTATTGTCGAATCGATACTTTTTGATGAAATAACGCAGAAAGCTTCTGGTGTGCGTGTGATTGATGCGGAGACAATGGAAACCACAGAATACAAGGCTAAGATTATTTTCTTGAATGCCTCGGCACTGGCGAGTAATTTAATATTGATGAATTCTAAATCTTCTCGTTTTCCAAATGGTTTAGGAAATGACAGTGGTACGTTGGGGAAATTTGTCGCTTTTCACAATTATTTAGGAAGTGTCGGTGGAAGCATAGAAGGATTTGAAGATCAATATTATTTTGGTCGAAGACCGACGCAACCTCTAATTCCTAACTTTAGAAATGTGAAAAAACAAGAAACGGATTTCTTACGCGGATATGCTTCATTTTTCTCAGCTTACAGAAGACGCGGAATTGCTACTGATCAACAAGTTGGAGGAGAATTTAAAGACAGTTTACTTGAAGTCGGTGGTTGGGGTGTTGGAATGATGATGCAAGGAGAAACCATTCCAAAAGAAAGCAATCATGTCCGTCTTAGTGCTGATCGGAAAGACAAGTATGGGATGCCACAACTTATTACCTCCGTTCAGTACGACGATAATGATCAGAAAAGCATGGAAGACTTTATCGTACAAGCATCTGAAATGCTTGAATATATTGGTGTGAAGGATATTTATAGCCATAACACAAAACAAAATCCGGGTCTTGATATCCACGAAATGGGGGGAGCAAGGATGGGGCTTGATCCCAAAACGTCCATTTTGAATCGATGGAACCAAGTCCATAGTTGTAAGAATGTGTTTGTAACAGATGGGGCGAGTATGACCTCCACAGGAACACAGAATCCCTCCTTGACCTTTATGGCATTGACTGCTCGAGCAGCTAATTATGCTATTGAAGAAATGAAAAAGGGAAATCTTTAA
- a CDS encoding FUSC family protein, with protein MKKTKEISNFFYSQYFADGLRITIGCVVPILICAAFGEFLMGTFISLGALLVGLSDTPGATSHRRTGMIACLIVCILTQLITVVSNSNIWVMTIVIGLLCFLYSMFAVFNARAATVGSMGILIMLINVDDAYSFKEEMYFLLFFIIGAVWYMLISFSLSQVRPYRLAQQELSESIRFVGDFIRLRANFYDQKVDLDENYRKLIEKQIEVHEHQENVRDLLFQSKRSIKDTTKVGRFLTLIFNDIVDLFEQSMTTHYDYEVIRKTYAHTGILKEFRNLLLKIANELDHLAYQLNANRVPKPLYNFKDDIETIKEMIDEVERNENINSIPLKKILISIRSISLFIHNIYNYNVIRSNAVNKQEIDEANKFIQTEHIVWSKLRDNLSFNSSIFRHALRMAVVMAATFFVLNMDWFNVGSMGSYWVLLTIMVILKPGFGLTKERNFQRLLGTIIGGIIGAIILMTVHNQIALFILLIFFFLTAYSLFRVNYIVAVLFMTPYVLIMLSFTGYNTFEIAKERIFDTFLGGMIAFISSYVVFPNWESFQIRPNIRQLLIANYNYLAIAVRLLSDKKVSITDYKLSRKEVYIASANMGSTFQRMLSEPKWRQKSTKEVNRFVILNHILSSYGATLLTQLQQTMNANYTKEHLLLLKKILNHLTKSIDIVSEENDQDVFIDVTEFPELTEETLDPEESKLITEQLQFLNKISADLYKSTVDVMEKEAMINPQKIETIHG; from the coding sequence ATGAAGAAAACGAAGGAAATAAGCAATTTTTTCTACAGCCAATATTTTGCTGATGGCTTGCGCATCACGATAGGTTGTGTTGTTCCAATTCTCATTTGCGCTGCATTTGGAGAGTTCTTAATGGGAACTTTTATTTCCCTAGGCGCATTGCTTGTTGGCCTTTCCGATACTCCTGGAGCAACTTCTCATCGAAGAACAGGGATGATCGCTTGTTTAATCGTCTGTATACTTACACAATTAATTACGGTAGTTTCCAATTCTAATATTTGGGTAATGACTATTGTAATTGGACTATTGTGTTTCTTGTACTCCATGTTTGCTGTATTCAATGCTAGGGCAGCGACCGTTGGATCAATGGGGATATTGATTATGTTAATCAATGTCGACGATGCATATAGCTTCAAAGAAGAAATGTATTTCTTACTTTTCTTTATTATCGGAGCAGTTTGGTATATGTTAATCAGCTTTTCCCTATCTCAAGTACGCCCCTATCGATTGGCTCAACAAGAACTATCGGAGTCGATTCGTTTTGTCGGTGACTTCATTCGGCTACGCGCAAATTTCTACGATCAAAAAGTTGATTTAGATGAGAATTACCGGAAACTCATTGAAAAACAAATTGAAGTCCACGAGCATCAAGAGAATGTCCGTGATTTACTCTTCCAAAGTAAACGATCAATAAAGGACACTACAAAAGTTGGTCGCTTCTTAACGTTGATTTTCAACGATATTGTCGATCTGTTCGAACAAAGTATGACTACGCATTACGATTATGAAGTCATTCGTAAAACCTATGCACATACGGGTATCCTCAAAGAATTTCGAAATTTGCTTTTAAAAATTGCGAATGAGCTTGACCATCTCGCTTATCAACTCAATGCTAACCGGGTACCAAAACCACTTTATAATTTTAAAGACGACATTGAGACGATCAAAGAGATGATTGATGAAGTCGAGAGGAACGAGAACATTAACAGCATCCCACTCAAGAAAATCTTGATTAGCATAAGAAGTATTTCGCTTTTTATTCATAACATCTACAATTACAATGTCATCCGATCCAATGCAGTAAATAAGCAAGAGATTGATGAAGCCAATAAATTTATTCAGACGGAACATATCGTTTGGAGCAAGCTTCGTGACAACTTATCCTTCAATTCTTCCATTTTCCGACATGCATTAAGAATGGCGGTGGTGATGGCTGCAACCTTCTTTGTATTAAATATGGATTGGTTCAACGTCGGCTCAATGGGATCTTATTGGGTATTGTTGACCATCATGGTAATCTTAAAGCCAGGATTTGGATTAACTAAAGAACGAAATTTCCAGCGACTCCTAGGGACTATTATTGGAGGTATTATCGGAGCAATCATTTTGATGACCGTCCATAATCAAATTGCCCTTTTTATACTGCTCATATTCTTCTTTCTAACGGCCTACAGTCTGTTTCGGGTGAATTATATTGTCGCTGTATTATTTATGACGCCTTATGTCTTAATTATGCTAAGTTTTACGGGATATAATACCTTTGAGATTGCTAAGGAACGTATCTTCGACACATTCCTTGGAGGTATGATTGCCTTCATTTCGAGTTATGTTGTATTTCCAAATTGGGAAAGCTTTCAGATCCGTCCAAACATCCGGCAATTATTGATAGCCAACTATAACTATTTGGCTATTGCGGTTCGCTTATTATCAGATAAGAAGGTCAGTATTACGGATTACAAACTTTCACGAAAAGAGGTTTATATTGCCTCGGCCAATATGGGATCGACGTTCCAGCGGATGTTATCAGAACCTAAATGGAGACAAAAAAGCACAAAGGAAGTCAATCGTTTTGTCATCCTGAATCACATTCTATCATCGTATGGCGCTACTTTGTTGACGCAGTTACAACAAACGATGAACGCGAATTACACGAAAGAACATCTTCTTCTACTTAAGAAGATTCTCAATCATCTCACCAAATCCATTGATATCGTTAGTGAGGAGAATGATCAAGATGTTTTTATTGACGTAACTGAGTTCCCGGAGTTGACTGAAGAGACACTGGATCCTGAAGAATCAAAATTAATTACCGAGCAATTACAATTTTTGAATAAAATATCCGCAGATTTATATAAATCTACTGTGGATGTCATGGAAAAAGAAGCCATGATAAATCCTCAAAAAATAGAGACAATCCATGGATAA
- a CDS encoding (Fe-S)-binding protein translates to MENNIHIPTVAELLAKGESPDLLFWVGCAGSFDERAQRITRDICKILHHVGIKYAILGTEESCTGDPAKRAGNEFLFQMQAMMNIEVLNGYEIKKIVTACPHCFNTLKNEYPSLGGSYEVIHHTQLIQSLIDDGKLKPADGHEFKGKKITYHDPCYLGRANEIYEAPRKALEVLDADLVELKRCKSNGLCCGAGGAQMFKEPEKGNKDINVERIEDVIESQATVVAAACPFCMTMLRDGVKVKEKEQEIQVLDIAEITVKANKI, encoded by the coding sequence ATGGAAAATAACATACATATTCCTACCGTAGCGGAACTATTAGCCAAAGGAGAATCTCCAGATCTATTGTTTTGGGTTGGCTGTGCGGGAAGTTTCGACGAACGCGCACAAAGAATTACTCGCGATATCTGCAAGATATTACACCATGTAGGTATTAAATATGCTATTCTGGGTACGGAAGAATCCTGTACAGGAGATCCTGCAAAGCGTGCCGGAAACGAATTTCTTTTTCAAATGCAAGCCATGATGAATATTGAAGTGCTGAATGGTTATGAGATCAAGAAAATAGTGACTGCTTGTCCACATTGCTTCAATACTTTAAAGAATGAGTATCCTAGCCTCGGCGGAAGCTATGAAGTCATCCACCATACGCAACTCATACAATCATTAATTGACGACGGTAAATTAAAACCTGCCGACGGGCATGAGTTTAAAGGCAAAAAGATCACTTACCATGACCCTTGCTATTTAGGTCGCGCAAATGAAATTTATGAAGCTCCTCGCAAAGCTTTAGAAGTACTAGATGCAGACCTAGTTGAATTAAAACGATGTAAATCGAATGGTCTTTGTTGTGGTGCCGGTGGTGCGCAAATGTTTAAAGAACCAGAAAAAGGAAATAAAGACATCAATGTTGAGCGTATTGAAGATGTGATTGAAAGTCAAGCAACCGTTGTTGCCGCGGCTTGTCCATTTTGTATGACGATGCTCCGTGATGGTGTCAAGGTCAAAGAAAAAGAACAGGAAATCCAAGTCCTTGATATTGCAGAAATAACCGTTAAAGCGAATAAAATTTAA
- a CDS encoding phosphoenolpyruvate carboxylase, whose amino-acid sequence MRLSQKKAAFQNEVLTRFDLFKSLFLTLPFQRVKHTGTILPFFTTHCEKGVEEKLTPEAIIDSFFGQYEQYVQEDDRLDLLFRIVQYIERQVVLFDAVEDSAFKAVGKSDETAGLDSVFRLAQSNPETKKQVIERLKEMSVRLVLTAHPTQFYPGPVLSIINDLIELLKLNDIPNIHLLLQQLGKTPFINKQKPTPVDEAISLAWYLENVFYRVASDIQSKIDDELELNSGDTSRIVELGFWPGGDRDGNPNVTWESTNRVATLLRTILFRCYYRDFRIVKRRITFRGVETYLDALQTLLYDNSFNPKENPEDITEEILFNLKEVKRVLLENHDGLFVELVEDLIRKVQTFGCYFTTLDIRQDSSVLRETFNWLLTQYPNETEIDLNTIGDDELAKEAAIKFSEQDLAIENVPAPLVEDTLKVIRLIKQIQSSGSERAVQRFIISNCQQASDILGLMQLFLWQGWTKKELTMDFVPLFETVDDLKRAADVMRSLYSNKDYATHLKKRGNKQTIMLGFSDSTKDGGYLMANWSIYKAKIELTAISREYDVDLVFFDGRGGPPARGGGKTQRFYASMGKEIENNHIQLTIQGQTISSQYGSLDTAKYNIEQLLHAGIVSDLRPKEGDTLTAKQKNVVDQMAAESHKKFLSLRKHPKFLKYLETLSPLKSLASINISSRPVKRNSDKELRLEDLRAISFVTAWSQLKQNIPGFYGVGTALQWAEDNNMWSYVKNLYETSGMFNTIIDNCMMSMTKSNFNITSYMQEDAEFGEFWKTLKEEFDRTKEYVLKLTGMNELMENYPVEKASICEREKIILPLLIIQHYAIRKLGNSKLDDKKAEIYRKLIGRTIYGVVNAGRNLA is encoded by the coding sequence ATGAGATTAAGCCAGAAAAAAGCAGCCTTTCAGAACGAAGTGCTAACGCGTTTCGATTTGTTTAAAAGTCTGTTTCTTACATTGCCGTTCCAGCGTGTGAAACACACGGGGACTATCCTTCCATTTTTTACGACACACTGTGAAAAAGGCGTTGAGGAAAAGTTGACCCCAGAAGCAATTATTGATAGCTTTTTTGGACAATACGAACAGTATGTTCAGGAAGATGATCGCCTTGATTTGCTATTCCGTATCGTACAGTATATTGAACGTCAAGTTGTATTGTTCGATGCTGTCGAAGATTCTGCTTTTAAGGCTGTCGGTAAATCGGATGAAACTGCAGGATTGGATTCTGTATTCCGATTAGCGCAATCTAATCCAGAAACGAAGAAACAGGTGATAGAACGATTGAAGGAAATGTCAGTACGTTTAGTGTTGACGGCTCATCCAACGCAATTCTATCCGGGCCCCGTTTTGTCAATTATCAACGATTTAATTGAATTGTTGAAATTAAATGATATTCCAAATATTCACCTATTGTTGCAACAATTAGGTAAGACGCCTTTTATCAATAAACAAAAACCAACTCCTGTGGATGAGGCGATTAGTTTAGCATGGTATCTAGAAAATGTGTTTTATCGCGTAGCTTCCGATATTCAGTCTAAAATAGACGATGAATTAGAGCTTAATAGTGGAGATACAAGCCGTATCGTTGAGCTTGGTTTTTGGCCAGGAGGTGACCGTGATGGGAATCCGAATGTAACTTGGGAAAGCACTAATCGTGTGGCGACTTTGTTGCGTACGATCTTATTCCGTTGCTATTATAGAGATTTTCGTATCGTCAAACGTCGTATTACGTTCAGAGGTGTAGAAACCTATTTGGATGCGTTACAAACTTTACTGTACGATAACAGTTTCAATCCGAAAGAGAATCCTGAAGATATAACCGAGGAGATTTTATTCAATTTGAAAGAAGTGAAAAGGGTTCTTCTGGAAAATCATGACGGTTTGTTTGTTGAGTTAGTAGAGGATCTTATTCGTAAGGTTCAAACGTTTGGTTGCTATTTTACAACTTTAGATATTCGTCAAGATAGTAGTGTTCTTCGTGAAACGTTCAATTGGTTGTTAACTCAATATCCGAATGAAACGGAAATTGATTTAAATACTATTGGTGACGATGAACTAGCAAAAGAAGCTGCAATTAAATTTTCTGAGCAAGATTTAGCGATTGAAAATGTTCCAGCTCCTTTAGTGGAAGATACGCTAAAAGTGATTCGCTTAATTAAGCAAATTCAAAGTTCAGGCAGTGAACGTGCCGTTCAGCGCTTTATCATTTCTAATTGTCAGCAAGCATCTGATATTTTAGGATTGATGCAATTGTTTTTATGGCAAGGCTGGACAAAAAAGGAATTGACAATGGATTTCGTTCCTTTGTTTGAAACAGTTGATGATTTGAAGCGTGCAGCTGACGTTATGCGTAGTTTATATTCAAATAAGGATTACGCAACGCATTTGAAAAAGCGTGGAAATAAACAGACCATTATGCTTGGTTTCTCCGACAGTACAAAAGATGGAGGATATTTGATGGCTAACTGGTCGATCTATAAAGCAAAAATTGAATTGACAGCAATCTCTAGGGAATATGATGTTGATCTAGTGTTTTTCGATGGACGTGGTGGACCTCCGGCACGTGGCGGTGGTAAAACACAACGTTTCTATGCATCAATGGGTAAAGAGATTGAAAACAACCACATACAGTTAACGATTCAAGGGCAAACGATTAGCTCGCAGTACGGTTCATTAGATACGGCTAAGTATAATATCGAGCAATTATTGCATGCAGGTATCGTATCTGATTTACGTCCTAAAGAAGGGGACACCTTGACTGCGAAGCAGAAAAATGTTGTAGATCAAATGGCGGCCGAGAGTCATAAGAAATTCCTGTCCTTGCGTAAGCATCCGAAGTTCTTAAAGTATTTAGAAACCCTAAGTCCATTGAAGAGTTTGGCCTCGATTAACATTAGTAGTCGCCCTGTAAAACGTAATTCGGATAAAGAGCTTCGCCTTGAAGACTTACGTGCGATCAGTTTTGTTACTGCATGGAGTCAATTAAAGCAAAATATTCCTGGATTTTATGGCGTGGGAACAGCCTTGCAATGGGCTGAAGACAATAATATGTGGTCTTACGTGAAAAATCTCTACGAGACTTCTGGTATGTTTAATACGATCATTGACAATTGTATGATGTCGATGACTAAATCGAATTTCAATATCACATCTTATATGCAAGAGGATGCCGAGTTTGGTGAATTTTGGAAGACATTGAAAGAGGAATTCGATCGCACGAAGGAATATGTTCTGAAATTAACAGGGATGAACGAATTGATGGAGAATTACCCTGTCGAGAAAGCATCAATCTGTGAAAGAGAGAAGATCATTCTACCTTTATTGATCATTCAGCATTATGCTATTCGCAAATTGGGAAATAGCAAATTGGATGATAAAAAGGCGGAGATTTATCGTAAACTAATAGGGCGTACAATCTACGGAGTGGTCAATGCTGGGCGTAATTTAGCCTAG
- a CDS encoding Ppx/GppA phosphatase family protein: MRYAAIDIGSNAVRLLIADIIERENEVVFSKNTLLRVPLRLGDDAFIHRHISEGKFDSMVKTMSAFKNLMDVYRVTDYMACATSAMRDADNGDAVVAACKKVGVDIQIIDGAIEAQIIYNVHSQTTMDRNKAYLYIDVGGGSTEISLFANGELVASRSFNLGTIRILDNQDAPETWDDMKRWVKEITKSYKNIYGIGSGGNINKLSRLANEKADKPISYAKLKAMYVYLNSYSLKDRINLLELKQDRADVIIPAAEIFLTIMKVGHLKNITAPRIGLADGIIQTLINKNFKK, from the coding sequence GTGAGATACGCCGCTATAGATATTGGCTCAAATGCCGTACGATTATTAATCGCCGATATTATTGAACGAGAAAACGAAGTTGTCTTCAGTAAAAATACTTTATTACGCGTTCCTTTACGCTTAGGTGATGATGCATTTATCCATCGTCATATATCAGAGGGGAAATTTGATAGTATGGTAAAGACGATGAGTGCGTTCAAAAATCTAATGGATGTTTATCGTGTTACGGATTATATGGCTTGTGCGACTTCAGCAATGCGGGATGCCGATAATGGTGATGCGGTTGTTGCCGCATGTAAGAAAGTGGGTGTCGATATTCAAATTATCGATGGAGCGATAGAAGCGCAGATTATCTATAACGTACATAGTCAAACCACTATGGATCGTAATAAAGCTTATTTGTATATTGATGTTGGTGGCGGTAGTACGGAAATATCACTTTTTGCCAATGGCGAGCTTGTCGCTTCTAGATCATTCAACTTAGGGACTATTCGTATTTTAGATAATCAGGACGCGCCAGAGACGTGGGATGATATGAAACGTTGGGTTAAGGAGATTACAAAGTCCTATAAGAATATTTATGGCATTGGTTCAGGAGGAAATATTAACAAACTTTCAAGGCTGGCAAATGAGAAAGCAGACAAGCCAATTTCTTATGCGAAATTGAAAGCGATGTATGTTTACTTAAATTCATATTCCTTGAAGGATCGTATTAACTTGTTGGAATTGAAGCAAGATCGTGCGGATGTTATTATTCCTGCCGCGGAAATCTTTTTGACCATCATGAAAGTTGGCCATTTGAAGAATATCACTGCGCCAAGAATTGGTCTTGCGGACGGTATTATCCAAACTTTAATCAATAAAAATTTTAAAAAATAA
- a CDS encoding (Fe-S)-binding protein, translated as MIGQILFGVLLIASLILFFYNAKKIYRNIKLGKSINRFDQPGERLKTMLLVAFGQKKMFKKPIPALLHLFVYVGFCIINIEMLEIVIDGLFGTHRVFSFLGGFYNFLIYAFEILAFAVLLGCVIFFIRRNVLKLKRLNQPELNNWPKTDANLILTAEILLMTAFIFMNAADQKLQAMGAEHYHMAGSFPISAYLLPLLPNEASSLILIERICWWFHILGVFAFLNYLPISKHLHILLAFPNTYFSRLEPKGKLDNMPSVTAEVKVMLDPSLPPPTGEPTRFGVKDALDLTWKNLLDAYTCTECGRCTSACPANITGKLLSPRKIMMDTRDRIEEIGKNIDKNGAFQEDGKSLLDTYITREEIWACTSCNACVEQCPVNINPLEIIIGLRQFSVMEESQAPSSVNNMFSNLENNGAPWKYAQADRANWTNQ; from the coding sequence ATGATAGGTCAAATACTATTCGGCGTGTTGTTGATCGCGTCGTTAATTCTTTTCTTCTATAACGCCAAAAAGATTTACCGAAATATTAAACTCGGAAAATCTATCAATCGATTTGATCAGCCTGGAGAACGACTAAAAACAATGCTTTTGGTAGCTTTTGGGCAAAAAAAGATGTTTAAAAAACCGATTCCAGCGCTCCTCCATCTATTCGTATATGTCGGCTTTTGTATTATCAACATTGAAATGCTGGAGATCGTAATTGATGGTCTATTTGGAACACACCGCGTATTTTCGTTTTTAGGAGGCTTTTATAATTTTCTAATCTATGCTTTCGAAATATTAGCGTTTGCTGTATTATTAGGCTGTGTGATTTTCTTTATTCGTAGAAACGTCTTAAAGCTAAAAAGGTTAAATCAGCCAGAGTTAAATAATTGGCCTAAAACGGACGCCAATCTTATATTAACAGCAGAAATACTTTTAATGACAGCATTCATATTCATGAATGCAGCCGATCAAAAACTACAGGCGATGGGCGCTGAGCATTATCATATGGCTGGGTCTTTCCCAATTAGCGCTTACCTCCTTCCTTTATTACCAAATGAAGCAAGCAGTTTAATCCTGATTGAACGGATTTGCTGGTGGTTTCATATCCTTGGCGTTTTTGCCTTTTTGAACTATCTTCCGATATCCAAACACTTACATATTCTATTGGCGTTTCCGAACACCTATTTCTCACGTTTGGAACCAAAGGGAAAACTTGACAATATGCCATCGGTTACCGCCGAAGTGAAAGTAATGTTAGATCCTTCTTTACCGCCTCCAACAGGTGAGCCTACGCGATTCGGAGTGAAGGACGCATTAGATTTGACTTGGAAAAATTTGCTCGATGCATATACTTGTACAGAATGTGGACGTTGCACGTCCGCATGTCCAGCAAACATCACTGGAAAACTCCTCTCGCCTCGTAAAATCATGATGGATACTCGAGATCGTATCGAAGAGATTGGAAAGAACATAGACAAGAATGGAGCCTTTCAGGAGGACGGAAAATCTTTATTAGACACTTATATCACTAGAGAAGAGATATGGGCTTGTACAAGCTGTAATGCTTGCGTAGAGCAATGCCCTGTTAACATTAATCCCTTAGAGATAATTATTGGTTTACGCCAATTCTCAGTAATGGAAGAATCACAAGCTCCATCTAGTGTAAACAACATGTTTTCCAATTTAGAAAACAATGGAGCGCCTTGGAAATATGCACAGGCAGACCGTGCAAATTGGACTAATCAATAA